CGCCGTCCCGTGCAGGCTGTTGCTGCCCGACTTGGTGATGTAGTTGATCACCGAGCCCATGTTGCGCCCGTACTCGGCCGAGAAGTTGTTGTTGATGACCTGATACTCGGCCAGCACGTCCTGGTTGCCCAGGAAGATGGAGGGCCCGGCCACCGAGTTGTCGTTGTTGGACTGGCCATCGATCTGGAAGTTGTTGGAACGGCCGCGCTGCCCGTTCATGGAGATGCCGGCGCCGTTGGTGTTGCTGAAGCCGGCGTCGCCGGTGGTGGCCGCGCCCGGGGTCAGCAGTACCAGCGCGTCGAAGGCGCTGCCGATGGGCAGGTCGGTGACCTGCTTGTTTTCGAAGGTGGTGGAGATCTGCGCCGTGGTGCTCTCCACCAGGGGTACGGTGGCTTCCACGGTCACCGTCTCCGAAGCGGCGCCCACGGTCAGCTTCTGGGCTCCCATGGCGGTGTCCACACCCACCTTGACCACGACGTCCTTGACGCTCAGCGTCTGGAAGTTGGGGGCCGAGATGGTGAGGGTGTAGCTGCCGGGAGGCAGTTGCCGGATGGCATAAGCGCCGTTGGCGCCGGTCGTATCCGAGGACTCCTGGCCGGTGGCGGCGCTCTTGGCGGTCACTTTCGCGCCCACGATGACTGCCCCCTGCGGATCGACCACCGTGCCCGACACCGAGCCAGTCACAACGCCCTGGCCCAGGGCATAGGTGGTGCAGAAGATCAGCAGCAGGCAGGCGAGTGAGACCGCGACTTTGCGACGAAAGTCAACGTTCATTCGATTCCTCCTGAAGGTGTCGAACTTCTTGAGTCTTTGGATTTTGGATCCCCGAGGAAATCTGTCTGACAACCGAACCCAACTCGCTTGCCGGCAACCCAATCAAACCAGCCCGCGAGGAACCCGTTCGGGACCAATATGGTGCAACTGTCGTACCAAAGTGTGCTCGTTTCAAGCTATTGAATACATTAGGCTTGCGACGATGGCCGGCGCTTCAATCTATGACTTTTGAAAACTCCTTGCGGGGGATATGAGAATTGGTAGGAGGCTTCGCCCCGGCCCGGCTTCCGCCGATCAGCCCGGGGGCGAAGCTAAGGAGAAAAAGAGGCCAGCCTTGCGGCTGGCCTCGAGTGAAGCCTACCCTCGGCCGAGGCTAGAAGACGAACCTCAAGCCGAAGGTGAAGTTGCGCTTGTTACTTCCGTTGAAGAAGGTGTTCATGAACGGGCCCCCGCTTGCGAAGTTGCCGTCGTCCACGAACGGATCCGGGTTGGCGCCACCGACTGTGCCGCTCTCTACGCCGATGTTGCGGAACTGCCGGTTCAAGATGTTGAAGCCGTTGGCCTGGATTTGCATGGTCAGCCGCTCTCCCATCTTGAAGTTCTTGTAAATACCCAGATCCAGGTTGTTGTAGGTATCCCCGCGCAGGGTGTTGCGACCCACTCCGGCAAAGGGAGTGCCCTGGCACAACGCGGCCGTGTCGTCGTTGTAGATCCAGTGGAAGCTGGTCGCCCCATCCGGATAGAACGACGACAAGGTGCAGCCCGGGAAGCTGACATATTGGCCCACCGTGTCCAGCGGGGCGGTGGGATCGCCGAGGATCGGCCGGCAGGTGTCAACCCCGTAGAACGAGGCGTTCATCAGGAAGTCGCAGAAGTCATTGGTCGCGAAGTCCAACGGGTTGAACGGTTGACCGCTGTGATAGGAGTAGATGCCGTTGATCTGCCAGCCGCCCAGCGCCTTGCCCAGGAAGCCCGCCTGGCTCTTGTACCAGGGCAATTCGTACACCCACCAGAAAGCGATGACGTGAGTGTAGGA
Above is a window of Terriglobales bacterium DNA encoding:
- a CDS encoding carboxypeptidase-like regulatory domain-containing protein, translating into MNVDFRRKVAVSLACLLLIFCTTYALGQGVVTGSVSGTVVDPQGAVIVGAKVTAKSAATGQESSDTTGANGAYAIRQLPPGSYTLTISAPNFQTLSVKDVVVKVGVDTAMGAQKLTVGAASETVTVEATVPLVESTTAQISTTFENKQVTDLPIGSAFDALVLLTPGAATTGDAGFSNTNGAGISMNGQRGRSNNFQIDGQSNNDNSVAGPSIFLGNQDVLAEYQVINNNFSAEYGRNMGSVINYITKSGSNSLHGTA